Part of the Zhongshania aliphaticivorans genome, TATATGCGATCACTCATGGCTACGATTTCCAGCAAGCGGGTAATTTAGCCAGCTTGGCCGCCGCAGAAGTAGTATCGCAATATGGCCCACGTTTAGCGGGTCCGCGTCACCAAGAACTACTCGCGCAGCTAGCTTAATATGGCATGAACACGTAACACCAAGGCATTACCTAACATTGGTGTTACGTGAATGAACAAGATGGGGCTTATTATTTTTCCTTACGCGCCCTAATATCAACTACCGCCTGAAAGCCATCCTGATTATCTGTTACCGTCACCCCCGCCACTGAGTACTTTGAATCGCTAATAACCATACCCACACCGTCCCGCACCCTAACTCGGCTAGTGATAGGCTTTGCCTGCCTTGCAAAATCTTTTGGCTTAATTTCATAATCATCCGCAATATCAACGCCCGTCGTACTCACCACACCTGATATCACTTCTGATAGTGATTCTGAATCAATATACTCAGAAGATAATGCTTTTATTTCACCAATTGAGGTTACTTGTTCCGAATTAATTTTATCAGTGATTTTTTCATTTAATTCAGCCACGTCTTGGGTATCATCAATTTTAGAAGTAATACCCTTTAAGATTGATCCACATATTTTTGCATAAGACTGCGACGTTGCCCTTGGCGACACCTTCAAAAACGACTCTATCCAGTACTTGGTTTTTTGCCCCAAGTTATCAACCACAAATACGCCCTGATCACCGGGAAAAATCAACGCCCCTTTTTGGATTTTATTAAGTGAAATACCGCTTCTAGCGCTAATATCAAATGCATCGTCAGTTTCAGTTATTTCCAAAAAATCATCTTTGTTTTCCATTTTCATAATGGCAAGACCCGCAGAATCGGTATCGCCAATTTTTAATCCTGAAAACAATAAAAACACAAGGTCACCAGTAGCAATATTCTGGTGAGTCGACGTTGAGTACAGATGTTTAGCTAGGGCCTGAGTGTTTGCAATAAAATCACTGGTATTAGCAAAAATTTTTGCGGTGATATTCGCGACTGTATTTAACGATAAATCAGATTCATGGAAAAAGTCATAAGCTGCTTTTTGTTTAGACAGTGGGATCAAGTAATGGGTAATAAGTAATTCACTTAGACTCTCACTAACACTGCTTTCCTTTTCAGCAAGACGAATACCATCTTCCTTAGTTTTATTGCCAACCCTATGCACAGCAATATTACTCAGCCGAGCAGAACTCACATCGATCATTATTTACTCCGCTAATTATAAAAGCATGACACCACCCTTCAGGGCGCATCATTCAGACAAAGTTTATTTTATGAAAACCAGGATGGGCAGGATATGTTCACTTACACAATCGCAACTGCTCATTATTCTATTAGCACCCTAGCAACATTTTATGAGCTAGGGCGCCTACTAACATTAAAAGTGAAACTCACCGTTATTGTGAACAGCTAGGTTAGCACTAAGCTAATAATGCCAACTGTTCTTGGTAGTCTAACTCAATTGCGTCATCGAGTGTTTTGAGTAGTGAAGCCCGCATTTTCAATTTTGTTACATGGTGGGCCACCAGATTCAAACCTGCTAGGCGGTTTGCCTCAGCCTGAACTGTCGCTGGTAACGCATCTGCAGGAACGATTTTATCAAGAAAACCACCCTCAACAGCCTCTTGAGGAGAAAACATTTGTGCGGTTGTTATTGCACGCTGAAAACAGGCAGGGGTTAGTCGAGCACGCGGCAATTCAATACCAAAGTGGTGCATAGTCATGCCAATTTGAATTTCGTTTAACCCAAGCTGAAATGGGCCTTCCACTCCAATGCGAAAATCACACGCCATGAGTGTAAAGCAACCTTGAGCGAGAGAATGCCCTGTGCAAACGGCCAGTACCGGCATAGGGAAGGCCAGTAAACGACGACACAATCTAGATCCCGCCCTCACCATTTCGACACCCTCACGAGCATCAGCCTGAAACACCTTTAAATCGAACCCCGCCGAGAATATTCCCGGTTTCCCAGCCAATACCACAACCGCAGCCTTTTCCTGTTCAGCCTGATCTAGCGCGCCATTGATGGCGGCAATATGATCTGGCGACATCGCATTAACCTTGCCATTTTGCATTGTTATAGTGGCAATTTTGCCGTCTAGTTGATAGTTAACCAAATCTGTCATCATGGGCCTCTAGTGTTATCACTGAAAACATCGTTTTGCATTCTAGGGAAATGAACCGCAAGCTACCAGCTTTTACGAGTAATTAATTCATTTACAGGGCAGACTCAGGAAGTCCAATGTCACGTCAAAAGGGTGAATACCGTAGAAACGTCTTAAAACGTAAAACTCTTTAGTATCAACAGGCCAAAGAACCCTCTAGCGATACTCCATTTTTGCTGAGATTTTATTAAACAAAGCAGGGAAAAACCGCTTTATTGTTGGAGCAATAGCGCTAAGCCCCTTCCCAACCACAACTTCGTCATTATTATTTAGCATTGCTTTGACTATACCCTGTACGCACTTCTCTACAGACATACCATTCAATATCGAATCATCGTTTTTATTTTGAGCCGCGCCATGTTCATTTAAGGCGTTAATCGCAATATTTGTCTGAATGGAGCCAGGGCACACAGTTAAACATTGAATTCCATGTTCCGCAGTCTCTGCCCGCAAGCAATCCATAAAGCCTACAACCGCAAACTTAGACCCAGAATACCCAGTGCGCAATTTAGACCCTATTTTACCTGCGACACTACTCACACTCACCACCATGCCTTGTCCTTGAGCCACCATTCCCGGTAACAAGGCCTTTGTCATGGCAACAGTGCCTAGGTAATTCACCTCCATCAACTGGCGATAAACAGATAAATCGGTATCGATGAACAGCGATCGCTGTGAAATGCCGCCATTATTGATCAGAATGTGCACGGGACCAATGTCAGCTAGGGAAGACTGAACAATACCGCCAAGGTTATCGCTATTGGCCAAATCCAACGGCACCACCCAATGCCTATCCAAGCCACCCGGCAATGACGCCGCAACCTCTAAAAGTAATTCACGACGCCTAGCGGACAATATAATTCGCGCCCCCTTAGAGGCTAACTGACGGCAGAGCTCTAAACCTATCCCAGAACTCGCCCCGGTTATCCAAATGGTTTTATTATTAATATCCATTAGCACTTCCTATATACCCTACCCTACGTCGCGCTGTAGATTGAACTGGGCTAAATTGCACTATACACCACCGAGTCTCGCTGTCATTCACAATAAGCTACAACGTCTTTTTGCTTGATCAAAAGAGCTATTAACGCTGGACACGCCACCAGCCATAAACTTAACACTGATTAGTAGTTGTTAGAATTTTCAAATTCAGCATTAAAAAATGTATCCTGAAGGGTATTCGCCATGGCCTGACAAGCCGCTGATAAAGGGTAGCGACGGCGGGTAATGATGCCAACTTGTTGGCGTATTGTCGGTTCTAATAATGGGCGACAATGGGCGCCAAGTTCATGCATTTGCGCCTGACACAATGAGGGCACAACGCTCACCCCAAGACCGTTAGCAACCATCCTACCGATAGTCACCAATTGATGCGTTTCAAATGCCGGTGTAAAGGACAAACCCAAGCGTACAAATTCGCGAGATATGAGCTGACGTACCCGAGAAGGCGCTTGCAGGCTAATAAATTCTGACTGCAATAATTGCGTAGCGCTAAGTTCCTTTAAACTTAAAAGAGAATGACCCGGTGGCAATACGGCGACAAAACGATCTTCAAATAATGGGCTAAATAACAGATCATCGCCATCAAACTGTTTCCCACTCCCCGCTTTTCCATCACTGGGATCAAAGCTAACCCCCAATTCAACGCGTCCACTGCGCACCATGGCAACCACCTCTTCGGCGATAACATCATTGAGGGTGATTTTAATTTCAGGATGGTGGGTCTTAAAGTGACGGATAGCAATGGGTAGCTGATTACTGGCAAAGGACGGCATAGCTGCAATACTAATTTTACCGGCGCGCAAGGCAAATCGCTGATGCAGACTGTCAAAAGCACCGTCCCAATCCGCAAGTAGGCGCAGCGCCACGGGGTAAAAACTTTCACCTTCTGGGGTAAGTACAAAACTGCGAGTTGTGCGAAGTAATAATGGCCCACCAATGGTTGTTTCTAATACCTTGATCGCACTACTCAACGCAGGTTGAGACAAATGGACCAGCACCGCCGCCTCTGCAAAGCTGCGAGACTGTACTACGGCAACAAAAGCACGAACCTGTTTAAGGGTAACGTTGATGTGAGCCTCCCAACATTTAATTCATAAAATCTATTAATCAATAAATTATATCCATTTGATCAATATAATCACTTGCGTCACTGTTAGCAATAACAGCGCTAATATTGAATTTTAGCGTCCCACAATAAAAACCCTGAGCGCCACCCGTTCAGATAAAACACAGCGTGAGGAGCACAAGCAATGGCTGGATTTAACAAAGTAGTAAATAGCTATGAAGATGCCATGGCGGGGCTAGAAGACGGCATGACGGTCATCGCCGGTGGTTTTGGCCTCTGTGGTATCCCAGAAAACCTAATTTCTGAAATCAAGCGCAAAGGCTGCCGCGAGCTGACTATTATTTCCAACAATTGCGGCGTTGATGGCTTTGGCTTAGGCATTCTCCTAGAAGACAAACAAATTAAAAAAATGGTGTCTTCTTACGTGGGTGAAAACAAGTTATTTGAAACTCAGCTACTCTCCGGCGAACTTGAAGTCGAACTGACACCACAGGGAACACTGGCGGAAAAAATTCGCGCTGGCGGTGCCGGCATCCCCGCTTTCTATACCGCAACCGGATTTGGTACACCTATTGGCGAAGGCAAAGAAGTCAGAGAGTTCAACGGTCGTCAATACATTATGGAAGAAGCATTAACTGGCGATTTCGCCATCGTCAAAGCCTGGAAAGCGGATCGCTACGGAAACCTTGTTTTTAGACACACAGCGCAAAACTTTAACCCTATGGCGGCAACGGCAGGAAAAATCACCGTCGTGGAAGTCGAAGAAATCGTCGAGCCCGGCGAACTAGATCCCGCCCACATTCACACGCCAGGTATTTACGTAGACCGCCTCATTTTAGGCAGTTTCGAAAAACGCATAGAACAACGCACCGTTCGCACCGCATAAGGAGAATAATGATGGCTTTAACTCGTGAACAATTAGCGCAACGTGTAGCACAGGAATTACAGGACGGTTACTACGTAAATTTGGGCATTGGCATCCCGACACTGGTAGCCAACTACATCCCTCAGGGAGTAGAGGTTATGCTGCAGTCAGAGAATGGCTTACTGGGAATGGGGCCATTCCCAACGGAAAGCGAAATAGATGCCGACATGATTAATGCCGGTAAACAAACTGTGACCGCAGCCACCGGCGCGTCAATTTTCTCGTCAGCAGAATCCTTTGCCATGATTCGTGGCGGCCATGTCGACCTAACTGTATTGGGTGCATTTGAAGTCGATATTGCTGGAAACATTGCCAGCTGGATGATTCCAGGCAAATTAATAAAAGGCATGGGTGGCGCGATGGACCTAGTCGCCGGCGCAAACAATATTATTGTTACCATGACCCACGCCAGCAAACATGGCGAGTCAAAATTGCTCACCAAATGCAGCCTCCCACTCACCGGAGCCGGCTGCATTAAAAAGGTGGTCACTGATTTGGCTTATATAGAAATTGCCGACAATAAATTTTGGTTAAAAGAGCGCGCACCGGGTGTTAGTGTTGACGATATTGTTAGACTCACCGAAGGTGAGCTAGTCGTTCCAGAACATGTGCCCGAGATGTCCTTGTAGCCATTAACGATTTGAAACCCAACAAAACACCGGAGAAAGTAACATGGTTATAGATCCAAAGCGTAAGGTTGTCATTGTCGACGCCGTTCGCACCGCTATTGGTAACTTCAATGGCACTTTATCCACCACTCCTGCCCATGTTTTAGGTGCCAAGGTCATTAGCGAGCTACTCCTTCGTACAGGAGTAAAAGCCGAACAGGTTAACGAGCTTATTTTTGGCCAGGTATTAACTGCCGGCGCAGGACAAAACCCGGCTCGACAAGCCGCCATCGCCGCAGGTCTACCTGAAACCTGCCCAGCCATGACCATCAACAAAGTATGTGGCAGTGGCATGAAAACCGTACACCTTGCAGCGCAAGCTATTCTTTGTGGCGATGCAGACATCGTTATCGCCGGTGGCCAAGAAAATATGAGCCTGTCGCCACACGTCCTCCCCAAATCCCGTGATGGGCAAAAAATGGGAAACTGGGAATTAAAAGACACAATGATCCAAGACGGCTTATGGGATGCATTTAACGATTACCATATGGGCATCACCGCCGAAAATATTGCTAAAAAATATAATATCAGCCGCGAACAGCAAGACCAGTTTGCTGCCGAATCACAATTAAAAGCGCAACAAGCCATTACGAATGGCAACTTTGTGGACGAGATCGTGCCCATCGAAATTCCTCAACGGCGAGGAGATCCCATCACTTTTGCAGTAGATGAATTTCCGCGTGCCGGCACAGATGCCGAGATGCTTAGCCGCCTACGACCCGCATTCGCCAAAGACGGTAGCGTAACCGCAGGTAATGCCTCAGGTCTGAATGACGGCGCGGCTGCCTTACTTTTAATGAGTGAAGAGAAAGCCAAGGAACTTGGACTAAGCCCACTGGCAACCATTGCGGGCTACGCTAGCGCAGGTGTCGACCCCGCGATTATGGGCACCGCCCCCATTCCCGCATCGCAAAAATGCCTTGCTAAAGTAGCTTGGAACGTTGGCGACCTTGAACTTGTGGAATCCAATGAAGCCTTCGCGGCCCAATCCATTGCCGTGAATCAAGAGATGACATGGGATACTAACATCGTGAACGTCAATGGTGGCGCGATTGCGCTAGGACACCCCATTGGCGCATCTGGCGCCCGCATCCTCGTCAGCTTGCTTCACGAGATGAAACGCAGAAATGCAAAAAAAGGACTCGCGACTCTTTGTATTGGTGGCGGACAAGGCGTTGCTATCGCGGTAACACGATAAATAACGGTTTGATGTTATAAACAGAAAAAAGGCAATACTAGTCACAAAAATGGCTAGTATTGCTTATCAAACATTCAACACCTGAAACCGTTGAGTCGCTTAACCCGCCTAAAACTGCCCCACCGACAAAGCCATGACATCATCTGAGCCAGAACGAATGGCAATCCAATGGGCGTGGACACGCGGTAAAATTTTATTAATATAAAATCCGGCAACGGAAATATTCGCCGACAAATAATCTACATCTTCGCTCTTCGACGGCATAGTGCTCGACAACATCGCCTTATCACAGAGCAATGATCCCGCGCATACATAACCCGTGAGCATAACAAAGTCGAAAGCAACGCTTTCAATAAATTCATCATCATCTTTATTGGCTAAAATCCAATCAGTTGCCGCCTGTAGCACCATGACAGCTTCCATTAAATTCAGTCCCATATCTGAGATATCACTCTCACGCCGCTGGAATTTATAGGCGTCGGTACGAATCATATGGATCATGCGTTTAATTTCAACGCCGGAATCACGAATAACTTTTCGCTTAGTAAAATCAAGCGCTTGAATTCCGTTAGTGCCTTCATAGATCGCCAAGATACGCGCATCGCGGTATAACTGAGCAGCACCAAATTCTTCGATAAAGCCCACCCCACCGTGAACCTGTATCCCCATGGAGGTCACTTCATTCGCAATCTCTGTGGACCATGTTTTCACCAGTGGCGTAACCAAAGCAAGACGAGCATCACCATCACTACCCTCCTCACTTTCAGAAAGGTCTAATTGCGCATACGCGTAATAACAGACAACACGCGCCGCTTCTGTTAAAGCACGCATTTGCATTAACATACGACGCACATCAGGGTAATTAATGATTTCCGTACCGCCTTGCACACGCTCTTTTGCGTATGCCAGTGCCTGTTGATAAGCACACTCAGACACCCCAACACCCTGCAGCGCGACCCCAATTCTTGCATGATTCATCATCGTAAACATATACGACAAACCACGCCCTTCCTCACCGATTAAGTATCCAATCGCGCCACTGTTGCCGCCGAAATCCAGCACACAGGTAGGGCTGCCGTGAATTCCAAGTTTCTCTTCAATAGATAGAGGATGAACATCATTGCGCTCAGTGAGTTCACCGTGTTTACCTAATAAATACTTAGGCACGATAAACAGCGATAAGCCGTTATTGCCTTTGGTTGCACCAGCAACCCGTGCGAGAACGAGATGTATAATATTTTCGGCAACGTTGTGATCGCCCCAACTTATAAATATTTTTTGACCCTTGATAAGATAATGCTCTCCGGTTTTCACCGCCGAGGTTCTCACTGTACTTAAGTCAGAACCCGATTGCGCTTCTGTCAGGTTCATTGTCCCCGTCCATTCTCCAGATACCAACTTAGGTAAATAGGTAGCCTTTAACTTGTCGTCACCGTGTTTAGTCAGCGCCGAGA contains:
- a CDS encoding crotonase/enoyl-CoA hydratase family protein gives rise to the protein MMTDLVNYQLDGKIATITMQNGKVNAMSPDHIAAINGALDQAEQEKAAVVVLAGKPGIFSAGFDLKVFQADAREGVEMVRAGSRLCRRLLAFPMPVLAVCTGHSLAQGCFTLMACDFRIGVEGPFQLGLNEIQIGMTMHHFGIELPRARLTPACFQRAITTAQMFSPQEAVEGGFLDKIVPADALPATVQAEANRLAGLNLVAHHVTKLKMRASLLKTLDDAIELDYQEQLALLA
- a CDS encoding nucleoid-associated protein; its protein translation is MIDVSSARLSNIAVHRVGNKTKEDGIRLAEKESSVSESLSELLITHYLIPLSKQKAAYDFFHESDLSLNTVANITAKIFANTSDFIANTQALAKHLYSTSTHQNIATGDLVFLLFSGLKIGDTDSAGLAIMKMENKDDFLEITETDDAFDISARSGISLNKIQKGALIFPGDQGVFVVDNLGQKTKYWIESFLKVSPRATSQSYAKICGSILKGITSKIDDTQDVAELNEKITDKINSEQVTSIGEIKALSSEYIDSESLSEVISGVVSTTGVDIADDYEIKPKDFARQAKPITSRVRVRDGVGMVISDSKYSVAGVTVTDNQDGFQAVVDIRARKEK
- a CDS encoding acetyl-CoA C-acetyltransferase yields the protein MVIDPKRKVVIVDAVRTAIGNFNGTLSTTPAHVLGAKVISELLLRTGVKAEQVNELIFGQVLTAGAGQNPARQAAIAAGLPETCPAMTINKVCGSGMKTVHLAAQAILCGDADIVIAGGQENMSLSPHVLPKSRDGQKMGNWELKDTMIQDGLWDAFNDYHMGITAENIAKKYNISREQQDQFAAESQLKAQQAITNGNFVDEIVPIEIPQRRGDPITFAVDEFPRAGTDAEMLSRLRPAFAKDGSVTAGNASGLNDGAAALLLMSEEKAKELGLSPLATIAGYASAGVDPAIMGTAPIPASQKCLAKVAWNVGDLELVESNEAFAAQSIAVNQEMTWDTNIVNVNGGAIALGHPIGASGARILVSLLHEMKRRNAKKGLATLCIGGGQGVAIAVTR
- a CDS encoding CoA transferase subunit A; this encodes MAGFNKVVNSYEDAMAGLEDGMTVIAGGFGLCGIPENLISEIKRKGCRELTIISNNCGVDGFGLGILLEDKQIKKMVSSYVGENKLFETQLLSGELEVELTPQGTLAEKIRAGGAGIPAFYTATGFGTPIGEGKEVREFNGRQYIMEEALTGDFAIVKAWKADRYGNLVFRHTAQNFNPMAATAGKITVVEVEEIVEPGELDPAHIHTPGIYVDRLILGSFEKRIEQRTVRTA
- a CDS encoding acyl-CoA dehydrogenase, with amino-acid sequence MNYYKARTDDIVHTIRSLIRSCQLDSLPNYEGVDMTLIREVVSGAATHAENFFAPINKDADSEGCRLENGEVLVPSSFSQLYKNFAEAGWPSVSCSPEFGGHGLPHLVACAVNENFMAASLSFSMVSLLSQGAISALTKHGDDKLKATYLPKLVSGEWTGTMNLTEAQSGSDLSTVRTSAVKTGEHYLIKGQKIFISWGDHNVAENIIHLVLARVAGATKGNNGLSLFIVPKYLLGKHGELTERNDVHPLSIEEKLGIHGSPTCVLDFGGNSGAIGYLIGEEGRGLSYMFTMMNHARIGVALQGVGVSECAYQQALAYAKERVQGGTEIINYPDVRRMLMQMRALTEAARVVCYYAYAQLDLSESEEGSDGDARLALVTPLVKTWSTEIANEVTSMGIQVHGGVGFIEEFGAAQLYRDARILAIYEGTNGIQALDFTKRKVIRDSGVEIKRMIHMIRTDAYKFQRRESDISDMGLNLMEAVMVLQAATDWILANKDDDEFIESVAFDFVMLTGYVCAGSLLCDKAMLSSTMPSKSEDVDYLSANISVAGFYINKILPRVHAHWIAIRSGSDDVMALSVGQF
- a CDS encoding CoA transferase subunit B, with the translated sequence MALTREQLAQRVAQELQDGYYVNLGIGIPTLVANYIPQGVEVMLQSENGLLGMGPFPTESEIDADMINAGKQTVTAATGASIFSSAESFAMIRGGHVDLTVLGAFEVDIAGNIASWMIPGKLIKGMGGAMDLVAGANNIIVTMTHASKHGESKLLTKCSLPLTGAGCIKKVVTDLAYIEIADNKFWLKERAPGVSVDDIVRLTEGELVVPEHVPEMSL
- a CDS encoding LysR family transcriptional regulator; this translates as MKCWEAHINVTLKQVRAFVAVVQSRSFAEAAVLVHLSQPALSSAIKVLETTIGGPLLLRTTRSFVLTPEGESFYPVALRLLADWDGAFDSLHQRFALRAGKISIAAMPSFASNQLPIAIRHFKTHHPEIKITLNDVIAEEVVAMVRSGRVELGVSFDPSDGKAGSGKQFDGDDLLFSPLFEDRFVAVLPPGHSLLSLKELSATQLLQSEFISLQAPSRVRQLISREFVRLGLSFTPAFETHQLVTIGRMVANGLGVSVVPSLCQAQMHELGAHCRPLLEPTIRQQVGIITRRRYPLSAACQAMANTLQDTFFNAEFENSNNY
- a CDS encoding SDR family oxidoreductase; its protein translation is MDINNKTIWITGASSGIGLELCRQLASKGARIILSARRRELLLEVAASLPGGLDRHWVVPLDLANSDNLGGIVQSSLADIGPVHILINNGGISQRSLFIDTDLSVYRQLMEVNYLGTVAMTKALLPGMVAQGQGMVVSVSSVAGKIGSKLRTGYSGSKFAVVGFMDCLRAETAEHGIQCLTVCPGSIQTNIAINALNEHGAAQNKNDDSILNGMSVEKCVQGIVKAMLNNNDEVVVGKGLSAIAPTIKRFFPALFNKISAKMEYR